In the Luteolibacter rhizosphaerae genome, AAATGGCAGGCATTCCAGCGAATTCCCTGACGGACCAAATTGGCAGCTCATCGTCTTCTGACCTGGTAACATGAATAACATCACCGTAAGAAAGAGTATAAGTAACGCCACGACCCTCAAGATAATGACGAAGAAATGCCCGGAGAAGATAATCCCCATCGTAAGCCCCAACTAGAGGTTCAAATAACCGACTGATCGGATCCCCACCCGGACCTACTCCTTGAGGCCTCGACTCATTAGTTCCCGATAACCCTATATAGTCATACCGATTGGTTAAATCATTTTCCGCTACCCCATAGAGATTGACCCCTCCATTTTCCTCAATGGGATCCTTAGACAGCCATCTTCCCTGTTCAGATTGATAATAGCGATAGCCATAATAAAACAACCCGCTCTCAGGATCCCTATTCTTCGTCGAAAATCCATACTCACTTGGCCACACCCCTTCGCTCATCACCACATTGCCGAAAGCGTCGTATTCGCGACGAGCTGTCGGGGCTGTAGCGTTGCTCTTGGTCCACGCCACGATGTTCCCATTGCCGTCGTAGGACGGGCGTTCATACACCAGTCCGGACATCGTGGTCTGAAGCAGAAGTCCGCCCACGCCCCCGGCTCCTTGCAAGGAGCCGGAGAGATCCGTTCCCCAGGTGTAGCGGGTCAGCGCCGCGGCGGTGGAACCGGTGGCCGCGCTTGAGGAAGTTCCGGAGAACTCCGTGACCGGATTCCAGCCATCGTAGAGCCAGCGGCGGCTGTTCACGAAGGTCGGGCTGCCCGAGGTGCCACCTTTCCAGAGGTGGCGAGCGATGCGGTGACCCTGCCAGTCGTATTCAAAGACCAGCCTGGTGAAGCTCATGCCCGCGGTAACGGCCTTCGCGCTCGTCTCCATCTTGATCAAACGGTTCTCCGCGTCCCAAGTATATACCCATCTTCCCTCGTGGGTCGAGGTCGAAGTGTCATGACCGTCGCTCAAGAGGTTGCCATCGGCGTCGTAGGTCGGTGTCGTACTCGCCTTCGCAAACCAGAACCGGTCGCTCGATGAAGGTATGTTGGTGCTCCGCTTGGTCACGACCTCCTTCCAAACCGGTGCTGCGGCATTCGATACGGGCGAGAGCTCACTGTAGTAGATATCCCCGATCTCGCTGGTCGGCTCATTGTTCACCAAGATATCCCAAGCAGCATCAGCCCGGCCTATGGCGGTGCGGCTGCCGCCAGTCGTGACGGTGCCGTATTGATTGAGGGAATTCGGAGTGTAGGTGTGATCGCCCAGCACTCCGGAAGCAGAGCTAAGACGGTTGCCGATTCCATCGTAGCTGTAACTCGTGCCGAGAGGCGGCACCAGGGTGCCGGTGGAGGTCTTCCGCGTGGACGAGACCACCTCGGAGCGGTCGTTGTAGCCATATTCCCAGCTCGATCCGTCCTGGAAGGTGTTCTTCACCCTCCGCCCGAGGCTGTCGTAGCGGTAGGCGTGGGTCGTGAGTTGCGCGGTGCTACTCCCGAGGCGCTGGCTGCGGATGCCGGTCAAGCGGTTCCGGATGTCATGGCTGCGGGATTCACGGAACCACGAGGTCCCGGTCGTGGGGATGCCCGTCTTGTTCTCCACCGTCGCGATCAGGGAGGAGTCCGGGTGATAGGTATAGATCGCGCTTTGCACCCCGTTCCCCACGAGACCGTCCTGAACATTTCCCAAGCGCCCGGCAGCATCGAACTCGTAGGTAATCTGCCTGAGGTAGGTGTAGCCCGAGCTGGTCGTCGCTCCGGTCTCCCGGAAGCCGGGGGAGCGACCGGCACTATCGAGATCCGTGTAGTGGATGCCGCGACCGGGAAGATACTTGTGGATGGTGAGACCGGAGCCGGTGGCGCCGCTGTAGTAACGGGAGCGCAGATCCTGCTTGCCGGGCATGTAGGTCATCACCTCCGAGCCAAGGCCGGTCTGGGTAACATTCCCGGGTCGGCCCAGGCGGTCGTAGGCGCCCAAGGTGACATCGGGCGTGCTATCGGAGTAGTTGATCCCCGTGAGGTCCCCAAAACCATTATAAGTGTAATCGGTCGTGACCCCGCGTGCCCAGGTCCTGCGTTCGATCTTGCCGGAGGAGTAGTAGGTGTAGGTCACGGCCTGATTGGCCGCATCCTTCTTCGACAGGAGCAGACCGGTACCATCCTGATAGATCCACTCGGTCGGGTCGGAGGTCGTGGAATCCCGCCAAGTGAACATCTTCTTCTTCGCACCGTAGACGTCGTACTCGTAGGTGACCTTGTAAGTGGCTGTTCCGGCTTCTTCGGTCACTTCCCCGCGAGGAGAATAGGCGAAAGTTCTGGTGCCGCCCTGGGGATCGGTGATGCTCTGGATCTTCCCGGAAGCCACGTGGGACGCCGGGTAGTAGCGGTAGGAGCTCGTCTTGTTGCCGTGGTCGGTCACGGACGCCAGGGAACCATCAGCGTGGTAGCCTTGGACGGTGATCTCCCCGCGCGGGGAAACCGATTTCACCAAGCGGCCGAGCCCGTCGTAGAAGTAGGTGGTGGCATTGGTGGCATCCCTACCCCGGCTCGAAACCGTCAAGCCGTTGATGTTGGTGGCGACCTGCGTGTTGGTAACTCCGGTGATCGTCTCAGTAGCCACACGACTTTTGTTTGCCCGGTTGATGGTGACCACGATCGTGGTGGTTTTGCCGTTGGGAGCGATCCGAACCGACTTGGCGGCGTTTCCTTCGGGTTCCCCGTGCAAGCACTCCTTTGAGATCGTCGTCACCGCCGTCGCCGAAGAGTTTGCCCCATCATACTGCTTCGAACTCGATACCGACCACCAGAAGCCACCTTCGTAGGAATAGTAGCGTTGCGTCTCGGCGACCCGGTCCATGCTGTTCGTGGTAAGGCTGGTGCCGGAGTCGGCAGGATCATCGCGACCCGCAAGAACCAGCGAGGAGCCTATGCCGTATTGATATAATGTGGTTCCATCCGGGGCGGCCACCGAGGTGAGCAGCGAGAGTCCGGGTTCGTAGGCATGTGAGGTAAAGACCTCTCCGGTCCCTGTAGGGCTGGGAGTGGTGATCTTGACCGTTCGTCCCGCCCAATCCTTCTCGGTAATCCGATAGCGGGGGGAACTCACGAGATCACCGATGGAAACCTTGGTCGTCATGTTTCCTGTCGAGAGCACTGCGTACTCATAGGCTTCATCCACCACCGAAGTGCCGGAGATCGCGATCAGTCTTCCATCGAAGCGTCTGGTTTCGACTCGGGTAAGCCCTCCCGGCAGCACCACTGACTCGTTCCGGCCTCCATTGGGATAGGTGTAGGTGGTCCTCGCACCATTTGGGGCAACACTGGTGACGAGCCTCCCGGCCAAATCGTAGGTCTGTGAAGTGCTGATCGCGAGTCCTCCTCCGGACTGGGTGAGAACGGTGTTTCTGCCGGAGTAGATATACGAAGAGACCCGGTCCGGCTGGGCGTAGGTCCCCGTGATTCCAATCGTGGTTACGGAACTCACCCGCCCGATCAGATCGGTGAGAGTAACGGTTTCAATCCCGTGCTCGTCCCACTCATGGGTTTCCGTCCCCGAGGTCTGGTAGATGTGGCGGACGGTCCGGCCGTCTTTCTTCTCGATGGATTCCCTCACGGAACCATCCAGCCAAAGCGTGGGATACTCGTAAGTGCTGGTGGTGGCCAAAGACCAATTGGAACTGGCGTCGTAGATCCATAGCTCGCGCCGATGTAACCGGCCCTTGAGATCGGAGATCGAGACCAGCTTGGTCGATTCCAAGGGGGTCAGGCCGCCTTCAAGAATCTCGACATCCGTTCGCCGGACATGATTCGCCGAGGTACCCGTGCCGGTAGTGTCCACGGTAAAGCTACCCGTGCCAGCGTTATAGGCTCCCATCTCGTAACCACTGATTGTACCGGAGCCCAAGTCGTCCACCGATGCGCACGTGGAGCCGGACCAAGGAAAACCGGGGACCTTGTAGGTGTAGTAGCTGGTGTAACCTGCGTCACTGGCAGCCGCATAGGTGTCTTCCGCCGTTCCATCCAGCTCGGATGAATCCGGCAACCATGAAGTAGGTATCCCCGCATCCGACAGGATATCGGTTAGAGCGATCACCGGAAAGGGTTCCGTGGCGGTGGACTTCCGAATGGTAATCAGCTTCGAGGTGCCAGGTAGGGTCGTGATCCGACTCTCCTCCTCATACCCGTTGGGGCCGAAGTCCTCGGAGTAGAGGATTGTGGTGCTCTCGGAATTGAGAGCGTTCGCGTTGTCCGGGAGCCAAGGTTCCTCGGGGCCGGGTGTGGTGGGGCTATTCTCCCATGGGCGAAGGATCTGCTTTTGCAGACCTTTCCAGTCCGGCTCCGCCTCGCTCTCGTTCCCGGTGTAATAATGATAATGAACCCACGATTCATCCGGTTTGATGATCGTTTGGACTTTCCCGAAGAAATACTGATGGGGAATATATGTGGTCTGCAGTGAGGTCTCGGCATCGATAAATTCGTTGTTACTCAGCAGAAACTCACGCGAACCCGTGACAACCCCTGCCTCCCTCCGGACCTGATAAAGGTAAGTCTTTATCGACTTGGAATAGAGCACGCCGTCGC is a window encoding:
- a CDS encoding RHS repeat-associated core domain-containing protein yields the protein MTLPKSLARVWGLPAVAFFLLMGNTAATFAQCGGSSCTDAGLVEIEFRASAAIKNGSLAVSLTGGATQSVPGPDPGDVVSTPPDVVAKARKSSKISGVATANSDMLPSGCESSMRITLTPVGCSSGVKLEVRSRRADEPEFGPWTRSNTINKGLNFALSNGKSVDYEVRIVEETSEEETEEPDDDGSGGTSVGGGTPGIPAGSQDVAPGTGGQPASINPVSFYSTTNLGTGGQGTQVGAIGLSGPIAPSLASASNLYLLNPEVDSTLAEVEDGGGALQQIASAAGLVDIHPVSGGGTELRYYKINDFAAPVHPSTLYTINSGALPYKTVKYLPIAAVSGDHLGGVRTITMGMRGTTYTRDMVSTGSDGQSYRIIEENGLRTTEVTSVFAWIEEDEVWHRIDTVVENRDGVLYSKSIKTYLYQVRREAGVVTGSREFLLSNNEFIDAETSLQTTYIPHQYFFGKVQTIIKPDESWVHYHYYTGNESEAEPDWKGLQKQILRPWENSPTTPGPEEPWLPDNANALNSESTTILYSEDFGPNGYEEESRITTLPGTSKLITIRKSTATEPFPVIALTDILSDAGIPTSWLPDSSELDGTAEDTYAAASDAGYTSYYTYKVPGFPWSGSTCASVDDLGSGTISGYEMGAYNAGTGSFTVDTTGTGTSANHVRRTDVEILEGGLTPLESTKLVSISDLKGRLHRRELWIYDASSNWSLATTSTYEYPTLWLDGSVRESIEKKDGRTVRHIYQTSGTETHEWDEHGIETVTLTDLIGRVSSVTTIGITGTYAQPDRVSSYIYSGRNTVLTQSGGGLAISTSQTYDLAGRLVTSVAPNGARTTYTYPNGGRNESVVLPGGLTRVETRRFDGRLIAISGTSVVDEAYEYAVLSTGNMTTKVSIGDLVSSPRYRITEKDWAGRTVKITTPSPTGTGEVFTSHAYEPGLSLLTSVAAPDGTTLYQYGIGSSLVLAGRDDPADSGTSLTTNSMDRVAETQRYYSYEGGFWWSVSSSKQYDGANSSATAVTTISKECLHGEPEGNAAKSVRIAPNGKTTTIVVTINRANKSRVATETITGVTNTQVATNINGLTVSSRGRDATNATTYFYDGLGRLVKSVSPRGEITVQGYHADGSLASVTDHGNKTSSYRYYPASHVASGKIQSITDPQGGTRTFAYSPRGEVTEEAGTATYKVTYEYDVYGAKKKMFTWRDSTTSDPTEWIYQDGTGLLLSKKDAANQAVTYTYYSSGKIERRTWARGVTTDYTYNGFGDLTGINYSDSTPDVTLGAYDRLGRPGNVTQTGLGSEVMTYMPGKQDLRSRYYSGATGSGLTIHKYLPGRGIHYTDLDSAGRSPGFRETGATTSSGYTYLRQITYEFDAAGRLGNVQDGLVGNGVQSAIYTYHPDSSLIATVENKTGIPTTGTSWFRESRSHDIRNRLTGIRSQRLGSSTAQLTTHAYRYDSLGRRVKNTFQDGSSWEYGYNDRSEVVSSTRKTSTGTLVPPLGTSYSYDGIGNRLSSASGVLGDHTYTPNSLNQYGTVTTGGSRTAIGRADAAWDILVNNEPTSEIGDIYYSELSPVSNAAAPVWKEVVTKRSTNIPSSSDRFWFAKASTTPTYDADGNLLSDGHDTSTSTHEGRWVYTWDAENRLIKMETSAKAVTAGMSFTRLVFEYDWQGHRIARHLWKGGTSGSPTFVNSRRWLYDGWNPVTEFSGTSSSAATGSTAAALTRYTWGTDLSGSLQGAGGVGGLLLQTTMSGLVYERPSYDGNGNIVAWTKSNATAPTARREYDAFGNVVMSEGVWPSEYGFSTKNRDPESGLFYYGYRYYQSEQGRWLSKDPIEENGGVNLYGVAENDLTNRYDYIGLSGTNESRPQGVGPGGDPISRLFEPLVGAYDGDYLLRAFLRHYLEGRGVTYTLSYGDVIHVTRSEDDELPIWSVREFAGMPAILMDITRNGGCQNFNIEKTFFSHRANNSVGHFNIKARGVVCCRTETSGQKEWTASGSFDVGDKFDFDFDLSKNRGLVGHAKTFAGWLMFYGDPFNIDSEEISFTEKSDSDDGRPVY